One Lysinibacillus sp. OF-1 DNA segment encodes these proteins:
- the mutL gene encoding DNA mismatch repair endonuclease MutL: MGNIQIMDEWLSNKIAAGEVVERPASVVKELVENAIDAGSTSIDVFLLEAGLTSIQVIDNGNGMDEEDALMSFSRHATSKIHQEHDLFRIRTLGFRGEALASIASVSKMTLITSNGESGTHLELEGGHILTHKPGPLRKGTDLTVSQLFFNTPARLKYMKTIQTELGHTIDLMNRLALSNPQIAFRLLHNGQQLLQTNGRGDVQQVLAAIYGVHNAKKMVPFQGESYDYRISGFVSLPEVTRASKNYMSLFVNGRWVKHYLVQKVVVDAYHTYLPIERYPIVVLYIEGDPYLTDVNVHPAKHQIRLSKEPELLKLIEETIREKIRSVIRVPQMEKKEKSVKPTNEQLNIWKPAPKIDVEKMHAIVEKLYDVQTIQESNREQLVVPEPVPTMIEDSWQPDLRLETETVEQVSSVEQQEVIENESTKEPFPELEVVGQIHGTYIVAQMEDGFYLIDQHAAQERIKYEFFREKVGQVNPHERQALLLPLTFHYAADEALILREYKHELEAVGVFLEEFGQSSFVVREHPSWFPQGEEQEIIEDLIEQVLTTKKADVKKLREAAAIMMSCKKSIKANHYLTKEQMETLLRDLRNADNPFTCPHGRPVLIHFTSYEVEKMFKRVM, from the coding sequence GTGGGAAACATACAAATTATGGACGAGTGGCTATCCAATAAAATCGCAGCAGGAGAGGTAGTAGAAAGACCAGCTTCTGTTGTCAAAGAGCTAGTGGAAAATGCCATTGATGCGGGGAGTACGTCCATTGATGTTTTTTTACTAGAAGCGGGTCTCACTTCCATTCAAGTAATAGATAATGGTAATGGTATGGATGAAGAGGATGCATTGATGTCATTCTCTCGCCATGCTACTAGTAAAATTCATCAGGAACATGATTTATTCCGCATTCGTACACTTGGTTTCCGTGGGGAAGCATTGGCATCCATTGCTTCTGTTTCTAAAATGACGCTGATAACATCAAATGGTGAATCTGGAACGCATTTAGAGCTTGAAGGTGGACATATCCTAACACATAAGCCTGGCCCTTTGCGTAAAGGTACGGATTTAACGGTATCTCAGCTATTTTTTAACACGCCCGCACGCTTAAAATATATGAAAACTATTCAAACTGAACTTGGGCATACGATAGACCTAATGAATCGCCTAGCACTTAGCAATCCACAAATTGCATTCAGATTACTGCATAATGGTCAACAATTATTGCAAACCAATGGGCGAGGAGATGTGCAACAAGTACTGGCCGCTATTTACGGTGTACATAATGCCAAGAAGATGGTGCCGTTCCAAGGCGAATCATATGATTATCGAATTTCTGGCTTTGTGTCCTTGCCTGAGGTGACACGTGCTTCCAAAAATTATATGTCTCTGTTTGTTAATGGTCGCTGGGTCAAGCATTATTTAGTGCAAAAAGTGGTTGTGGATGCCTACCATACGTATTTACCCATCGAACGCTATCCGATAGTTGTCCTTTATATAGAGGGAGATCCTTATTTAACAGATGTCAATGTGCATCCTGCGAAACATCAAATTCGTTTAAGTAAAGAGCCAGAGCTTTTGAAATTAATCGAGGAAACCATCCGTGAAAAAATACGCAGCGTTATTCGCGTACCTCAGATGGAGAAGAAAGAAAAAAGTGTCAAACCTACTAATGAGCAACTTAATATTTGGAAGCCTGCTCCCAAAATAGATGTAGAAAAGATGCATGCAATTGTTGAGAAACTATATGATGTCCAAACCATTCAAGAGAGCAATCGTGAACAGTTGGTCGTGCCAGAGCCTGTACCTACTATGATAGAGGATAGCTGGCAGCCCGATCTGCGATTGGAGACTGAGACAGTTGAACAAGTAAGCAGTGTAGAACAACAAGAAGTAATTGAGAATGAGTCTACGAAAGAGCCATTTCCTGAACTAGAAGTAGTTGGGCAAATCCATGGCACATACATTGTTGCACAAATGGAAGATGGTTTTTATTTAATTGATCAACATGCTGCACAAGAACGCATTAAATATGAATTTTTCCGTGAAAAGGTCGGTCAAGTCAATCCGCATGAACGTCAAGCATTATTGCTTCCACTAACTTTCCACTATGCGGCCGATGAAGCACTTATTTTACGAGAATACAAGCATGAGCTAGAAGCTGTAGGTGTATTTTTAGAGGAATTTGGTCAGTCATCTTTTGTTGTACGTGAGCACCCAAGTTGGTTCCCACAAGGGGAAGAGCAGGAAATCATTGAGGATTTAATTGAACAGGTGCTAACAACGAAAAAGGCCGATGTCAAAAAATTACGTGAAGCAGCGGCGATTATGATGAGCTGTAAAAAATCGATCAAAGCCAATCATTATTTAACAAAAGAACAAATGGAAACATTACTACGAGATTTACGTAATGCAGATAATCCATTTACATGCCCTCATGGACGTCCAGTGCTTATTCATTTTACATCGTATGAAGTGGAAAAAATGTTCAAACGGGTTATGTAG
- the glpK gene encoding glycerol kinase GlpK, with product MGEFILAIDQGTTSSRAILFNKKGEIVHVAQKEFQQIFPKAGWVEHNANEIWGSILAVIAAVLTESGHEASEVHAIGITNQRETTVVWDKKTGQPIYNAIVWQSRQTQDIVNTLKDQGHEELFQQKTGLRLDAYFSATKIKWILDNVDGARAMANNGDLLFGTIDSWIVWRLSKGKAHVTDYSNAARTLLYNIHELQWDDELCQLLAIPMSMLPEVKNSSEIYTETAPSIFFGEKIPIAGIAGDQQAALFGQTCFTKGMAKNTYGTGCFMLLNTGQQAVTSENGLLTTIAWGIDGKVTYALEGSVFVAGSAIQWLRDGLRMIRTAEDSETYAKKVKNTDGVYIVPAFVGLGTPYWDTDARGAIFGLTRGTSKEHFIRATLESLAYQTKDVLDAMEEAAGTPIEVLRVDGGAVKNQFLMQFQSDVLQLQVELAQLNESTALGAAYLAGLATNFWPNQETLSALWMSGQTYQPQMEDEQATALYTGWQKAVEATRIFKS from the coding sequence ATGGGCGAATTTATTTTAGCGATTGATCAAGGAACGACAAGTTCAAGGGCTATTTTATTTAATAAAAAAGGTGAAATTGTTCATGTCGCACAAAAAGAATTTCAGCAAATTTTTCCGAAGGCTGGCTGGGTAGAGCATAATGCAAATGAAATTTGGGGTTCTATTCTAGCCGTTATTGCGGCGGTCTTAACCGAAAGTGGGCACGAAGCAAGTGAGGTACATGCCATTGGTATTACCAATCAACGCGAAACGACAGTTGTATGGGATAAAAAGACAGGTCAGCCCATTTACAATGCGATTGTCTGGCAATCGCGCCAAACACAGGACATTGTGAATACCTTAAAAGATCAAGGCCATGAAGAGCTTTTTCAGCAAAAAACAGGGCTACGCCTAGATGCTTATTTTTCTGCAACAAAAATTAAATGGATTTTAGACAATGTGGATGGCGCACGCGCAATGGCAAACAATGGAGATTTGCTATTTGGGACGATTGATTCTTGGATTGTTTGGCGATTATCAAAAGGAAAGGCTCATGTAACCGACTATTCAAATGCAGCTCGAACATTGCTTTACAATATTCATGAATTGCAATGGGATGATGAGCTTTGTCAGCTTTTAGCTATTCCAATGTCAATGTTACCTGAAGTGAAAAATTCATCTGAAATATACACGGAAACAGCACCAAGTATTTTCTTTGGTGAAAAAATTCCGATTGCAGGGATTGCAGGTGATCAACAAGCCGCTCTTTTTGGTCAAACTTGCTTTACAAAAGGAATGGCTAAAAACACTTACGGTACTGGCTGTTTTATGCTATTAAATACAGGCCAGCAAGCAGTGACCTCTGAAAATGGTTTACTGACGACTATTGCTTGGGGGATAGATGGAAAAGTGACCTATGCATTAGAAGGTAGTGTTTTTGTAGCAGGGTCAGCAATCCAATGGCTACGAGATGGGCTACGTATGATTCGTACTGCTGAGGATTCCGAAACCTATGCTAAAAAGGTGAAGAACACGGATGGTGTCTACATTGTCCCTGCCTTTGTTGGTCTAGGAACGCCTTATTGGGATACAGATGCTCGGGGTGCCATTTTTGGCTTAACACGAGGAACATCAAAAGAGCATTTCATCCGGGCAACACTTGAATCATTAGCCTATCAAACAAAGGATGTACTGGATGCAATGGAAGAAGCAGCGGGTACCCCGATTGAAGTACTCCGTGTCGATGGTGGGGCTGTTAAAAATCAGTTTTTAATGCAGTTCCAAAGTGATGTTTTACAGCTACAAGTTGAGCTAGCACAGCTTAATGAATCAACAGCACTAGGTGCAGCCTATTTAGCAGGTCTTGCCACAAACTTTTGGCCAAACCAAGAGACCTTATCTGCATTATGGATGAGTGGCCAAACCTACCAACCACAAATGGAGGACGAGCAAGCCACAGCTCTTTATACTGGCTGGCAAAAGGCTGTAGAGGCCACACGAATTTTTAAATCATAG
- a CDS encoding glycerol-3-phosphate dehydrogenase/oxidase yields the protein MFSFEHRPKILYYLEHYSFDVLVIGGGITGAGIALDAASRGLSVALIDMQDFSAGTSSRSTKLIHGGLRYLKQFDVGVVAEVGREREIVYDNAVHVTTPEKMLLPLYKKGSLSPFTTSIALKVYDRLAGVKKHERRTMLNVQETLALEPLLNEDGLVGGGYYVEYRTDDARLTIEVLKKAAEYGALCLNYAEMTEFIYKKKKLVGIKVKDHVTGTILDVHAAQIVNATGPWVDDVRHKDKVTDNKQLRLTKGVHIVLNQKDFPLKQAVYFDIPDGRMAFAIPRDDKTYIGTTDTVFEGNLVHPVATQQDVDYLIEAAKKVFPTATITRETIESSWAGVRPLIYEKGKDPSEISRKDEIWTAPSGLMTIAGGKLTGYRQMAETIVDKIVKARRYKHASACLTRELSLSGAKGINAINFPDYMAYKAREGVQYGLNYDEAKQLVQKYGTNVDGLFNRVKFLHEHGSTMPLALHAMLLYGMEEEMVYTPSDFFIRRTGLLYFDIEAVKLYKQQVIQVMQQHLNYTEEQKHKYMAELEQAIKDATNFVKKGE from the coding sequence ATGTTTTCATTTGAGCATCGTCCAAAAATTTTATATTATCTAGAGCACTATAGCTTTGACGTATTAGTCATTGGTGGTGGTATTACAGGTGCAGGAATTGCATTAGATGCCGCATCAAGAGGCCTTTCTGTCGCATTAATTGACATGCAGGATTTTTCAGCTGGTACGTCGAGCCGTTCAACCAAGCTGATTCATGGTGGCCTACGTTATTTAAAGCAATTTGATGTGGGTGTCGTAGCGGAAGTGGGGCGTGAACGTGAAATCGTTTATGATAATGCGGTTCATGTCACAACGCCTGAAAAAATGCTATTACCTTTATATAAGAAGGGCTCACTTAGTCCGTTTACAACATCTATAGCATTAAAGGTTTATGACCGCTTGGCGGGTGTCAAAAAACATGAACGTAGAACAATGTTAAACGTCCAAGAAACCCTAGCATTAGAACCTTTACTTAATGAAGATGGACTTGTGGGTGGAGGGTATTATGTTGAATATCGTACGGATGATGCACGTCTGACGATTGAAGTATTGAAAAAGGCTGCAGAATATGGAGCATTGTGTCTCAATTATGCAGAGATGACGGAATTTATCTACAAAAAGAAAAAGCTTGTTGGCATTAAAGTGAAGGATCATGTTACGGGAACAATACTCGATGTACATGCAGCACAAATTGTCAATGCTACAGGCCCTTGGGTAGATGACGTACGACACAAGGATAAAGTAACAGATAACAAGCAATTACGTCTGACAAAAGGCGTTCATATTGTCCTCAACCAAAAGGATTTTCCACTGAAGCAAGCTGTTTATTTTGATATTCCTGATGGGCGTATGGCTTTTGCAATTCCGCGAGATGACAAAACCTATATAGGGACAACGGATACAGTCTTTGAGGGAAATCTTGTACACCCTGTTGCTACACAGCAAGATGTAGATTATTTAATTGAGGCTGCTAAAAAAGTCTTTCCAACTGCTACTATTACAAGAGAAACGATTGAATCATCCTGGGCAGGAGTACGCCCGCTCATTTATGAAAAAGGAAAGGACCCTTCTGAAATTTCAAGGAAAGATGAAATATGGACAGCGCCAAGTGGTTTAATGACAATCGCTGGCGGTAAGCTCACAGGCTATCGTCAAATGGCTGAAACAATTGTCGATAAAATTGTAAAAGCTCGTCGCTATAAGCATGCAAGTGCTTGTTTAACACGTGAGCTCTCACTGTCTGGTGCAAAAGGAATCAACGCGATTAATTTCCCTGACTATATGGCTTATAAAGCACGAGAAGGTGTACAATACGGCTTAAATTATGATGAAGCCAAACAGCTTGTACAAAAGTATGGCACAAATGTAGATGGATTATTTAATCGTGTTAAATTTTTACATGAACATGGCAGTACAATGCCTCTAGCTTTACACGCTATGCTACTGTATGGCATGGAAGAGGAAATGGTCTATACACCGAGCGACTTCTTTATTCGTCGTACAGGCTTGCTTTACTTCGATATTGAGGCTGTCAAGCTTTATAAGCAGCAAGTAATTCAAGTGATGCAACAACACTTGAATTATACGGAGGAACAAAAACACAAGTATATGGCTGAATTAGAGCAAGCCATTAAGGATGCAACAAATTTTGTGAAAAAAGGGGAGTAA
- a CDS encoding alpha/beta fold hydrolase produces the protein MERYIQMSDGHFVFTRTLEPTTPCIGHIHILHGMAEHSGRYLTFAKTLNAAGYAVTMHDHRGHGETAAYNGTLGFFAEKNGFERVVEDAHEVVTQLHAPYANVPFIIFGHSMGSFITRRYIQLYGEQVDNVILCGTGNVTALHTVGNIVAKVLAKGLGKETESKLLNQLSFGSFNKQFPNPKTAYDWLCSVQQEVQKYIDDPYCGFIPTNQFFVDLTTGFATLNRKKELAKIRKNLPILLISGSKDPVGEQGLGVYTVAEQLATVGVKDVTVYLFEDKRHEILNEDNQEAVFQVLLRWLEKYDRN, from the coding sequence ATGGAGCGTTATATTCAAATGTCGGATGGACATTTTGTCTTTACTCGAACATTGGAGCCCACAACGCCATGTATTGGTCATATTCACATTTTGCATGGTATGGCAGAGCACAGTGGTCGCTATTTAACATTTGCTAAAACACTCAATGCGGCAGGCTATGCTGTGACGATGCACGATCATCGTGGTCATGGTGAAACGGCGGCCTATAATGGCACGTTAGGTTTTTTTGCTGAAAAGAACGGCTTTGAGCGTGTGGTAGAAGATGCCCATGAAGTGGTCACGCAATTACATGCACCTTATGCAAATGTACCATTCATTATTTTTGGTCATAGTATGGGGTCATTCATTACTAGACGATATATTCAACTGTATGGTGAACAAGTAGACAATGTTATTCTCTGTGGTACGGGAAATGTGACAGCCCTGCATACTGTTGGAAATATCGTAGCCAAGGTATTAGCTAAGGGGCTAGGGAAAGAAACTGAAAGTAAGCTGCTAAATCAATTGAGTTTTGGTAGCTTTAATAAACAGTTTCCAAATCCAAAGACGGCCTATGACTGGCTATGTTCTGTCCAACAAGAGGTGCAGAAGTATATAGATGACCCATATTGTGGCTTTATTCCAACCAATCAATTTTTTGTCGATTTAACAACGGGCTTTGCAACACTTAATCGTAAAAAAGAATTAGCAAAAATAAGAAAAAATCTTCCTATTCTCTTGATAAGCGGAAGTAAAGACCCGGTTGGCGAACAGGGGCTGGGCGTTTACACAGTTGCTGAACAATTGGCAACAGTAGGAGTAAAAGATGTAACGGTTTATTTATTTGAGGACAAACGGCATGAAATTTTAAATGAAGACAACCAAGAAGCGGTCTTTCAAGTATTATTACGGTGGTTAGAAAAATATGATAGAAACTAA
- the miaA gene encoding tRNA (adenosine(37)-N6)-dimethylallyltransferase MiaA: protein MIETKLQQAEVVAIVGPTASGKTALSIELAKKYNGEVINGDSMQIYKGLDIGTAKIKEEEMEGVPHHLLSFLEPTESFSVADYQKLVRAKIAEIQSRQKLPIIVGGSGLYVQAVLYDFQFTDEKVDEEARKAYYDELAKLGPEAMHDKLKQLDPQTAETIHPNNTRRVIRALEMLELSGVSKAAEAQNRGEVPLYKHVILGLGQNMTREVLYDRINRRVDLMMDNGLLEEVKGLWQQNIRNVQSIQAIGYKELYDYLDGKCTLEEAIDSLKQNSRRYAKRQLTYFRNKMDVHFITTDEQL from the coding sequence ATGATAGAAACTAAATTACAGCAGGCAGAGGTCGTAGCGATTGTAGGACCAACTGCCTCTGGTAAAACAGCTTTAAGCATTGAACTGGCGAAAAAATATAACGGTGAAGTCATTAATGGCGACTCCATGCAAATTTATAAAGGACTCGATATTGGGACTGCTAAAATTAAGGAAGAAGAGATGGAGGGCGTACCACACCATCTACTCAGTTTTTTAGAGCCGACAGAATCTTTTTCAGTAGCGGATTATCAAAAATTAGTCCGAGCAAAAATTGCAGAAATCCAATCTCGACAAAAATTACCCATTATAGTAGGTGGCTCAGGCTTATATGTACAAGCGGTCCTCTATGATTTCCAATTTACTGATGAGAAAGTTGATGAGGAAGCACGAAAAGCCTACTATGATGAATTAGCAAAGCTTGGCCCTGAGGCAATGCATGATAAATTAAAACAACTAGACCCTCAAACAGCGGAGACGATTCATCCAAACAATACGCGTCGTGTCATTCGTGCATTAGAAATGCTGGAATTAAGCGGTGTATCCAAAGCAGCTGAAGCACAAAACCGAGGGGAAGTACCTCTTTATAAGCATGTCATTTTGGGGTTAGGTCAAAATATGACCCGTGAAGTGCTTTATGACCGCATTAACCGTCGTGTTGATTTAATGATGGACAATGGCCTTTTAGAAGAAGTCAAAGGTTTATGGCAGCAAAATATTCGAAATGTGCAGTCCATACAAGCAATTGGCTATAAGGAATTGTATGATTATTTGGATGGCAAATGTACCCTCGAAGAAGCTATTGATAGCTTAAAACAAAATTCACGCCGCTATGCAAAAAGACAACTTACCTATTTTCGCAATAAAATGGATGTCCATTTTATTACGACGGATGAACAATTATAA
- the hfq gene encoding RNA chaperone Hfq: MKSINLQDTFLNQLRKNSVFVTVFLLNGFQLKGTVKSYDNFTVLLMDAENKQHLIYKHAISTFVPAKQIEFLETEG; this comes from the coding sequence ATGAAATCAATCAACTTGCAAGATACGTTCTTGAACCAACTACGTAAAAACAGTGTTTTTGTAACTGTATTTCTGTTAAATGGATTTCAGTTAAAAGGGACTGTGAAATCATATGACAATTTTACAGTTTTATTAATGGATGCTGAAAATAAGCAGCACCTAATCTACAAGCACGCCATTTCTACATTCGTTCCAGCAAAACAAATAGAGTTTTTAGAGACAGAAGGATAA
- a CDS encoding rhodanese-like domain-containing protein, with translation MKSMETTQLLERLDANEDLYIIDVREEDEVAHGMIPGAKHIALGTIPERLEELDVEKPYIVVCKAGARSANACAYLEAQGFDVTNLEGGMLAYDGELEFK, from the coding sequence ATGAAATCAATGGAAACAACACAATTACTAGAACGATTAGATGCAAATGAGGACCTATATATTATTGATGTACGTGAAGAGGATGAAGTAGCACACGGCATGATTCCTGGTGCCAAGCACATTGCCCTTGGGACAATCCCGGAACGTTTAGAGGAATTAGACGTAGAAAAGCCATATATTGTTGTTTGTAAGGCTGGTGCTCGTTCTGCTAATGCATGTGCTTATTTAGAAGCGCAAGGATTTGATGTAACAAATCTTGAAGGCGGCATGCTAGCTTACGATGGAGAATTAGAATTTAAATAA
- a CDS encoding DMT family transporter codes for MSGKLAFVLSMIIFGAVGVFAKYIPLSSSEIAFWMSLIGACFLVVIFIYKKKSFSKLEIIKNKWKLILSSIALCGNWIFLFQAYKATTIANAALSYYFAPVLVICLSPIILKEKLVGRKIMYVCVALIGLYLIVQSQGTGDSEHFIGIVYGLIAACFYTALTLTNKFICGLKEPENTMIQLSLAAFFLSFYLLGTTGFQVMKISFESVLFLITLGLVHAGVGFLLFFLGMSQLKGQSIAILSYIDPLTSLVISTMIIGEKMALLQIIGAVLLLGSTLLSEIEKE; via the coding sequence ATGAGCGGAAAATTAGCATTTGTATTATCCATGATTATTTTTGGAGCAGTTGGTGTTTTTGCCAAGTATATTCCGTTATCTTCAAGTGAAATCGCTTTTTGGATGAGTTTAATAGGTGCTTGTTTTTTAGTAGTGATTTTTATTTATAAAAAGAAAAGTTTTTCGAAATTAGAGATTATAAAAAATAAGTGGAAATTAATACTTTCTAGTATCGCCTTGTGTGGGAACTGGATTTTTTTATTTCAGGCTTATAAAGCAACAACGATTGCCAATGCTGCATTGAGTTATTATTTTGCACCAGTACTCGTTATCTGTTTATCTCCAATTATTTTAAAAGAGAAGCTAGTTGGCAGAAAAATAATGTATGTCTGTGTGGCCCTTATCGGACTATATTTGATTGTCCAAAGTCAAGGCACTGGGGACAGTGAGCATTTTATAGGCATTGTCTACGGTCTTATCGCGGCATGCTTTTACACAGCGCTAACATTGACAAATAAATTTATATGTGGCTTAAAGGAACCAGAAAATACAATGATTCAACTTTCTTTAGCAGCATTTTTCCTTAGCTTCTATCTACTTGGAACTACAGGATTTCAGGTCATGAAAATCAGTTTTGAATCAGTCCTATTCTTAATTACATTAGGCCTTGTCCATGCAGGGGTTGGATTTTTATTGTTCTTTTTAGGCATGTCACAGTTAAAAGGACAAAGTATAGCCATTCTTAGCTATATTGATCCACTGACATCATTAGTAATTTCCACGATGATTATAGGAGAAAAAATGGCGCTTCTACAAATAATAGGAGCGGTCCTATTATTAGGCTCAACATTGCTAAGCGAAATAGAAAAAGAATAG
- the cobT gene encoding nicotinate-nucleotide--dimethylbenzimidazole phosphoribosyltransferase → MQLLQDTIQNIQGADMNSMDQARKRIDALCKPPGSLGKLESLAVQLSGITGQLYPMVDKKVMIVCAADHGVCEEGITTNPQDVTVFQTLNFPKGGTGVCAIAGITNAKVVTVDVGVKEDIPLDAGVIIHKIKHGTDNMAQGPAMSREEAIQSIEVGIHVATDEITKGANLLGTGEMGIGNTTPSTAILAALTGYDPIEITGFGAGVGQGGIAHKAAVIEKAITLNNPNPNDIIDVLAKVGGLEIGAMAGIMLAAASHRKPVIIDGFISTIAALIAYQIEPKVKDFIIPSHASEEPGAKIAASLLGVEPMLHMNMRLGEGSGAALAFPLLDAACSMMKNMVTLEEAMNLLAK, encoded by the coding sequence ATGCAATTATTACAAGACACAATTCAAAATATCCAAGGGGCTGATATGAATAGTATGGACCAAGCTAGAAAGCGAATTGATGCGCTTTGTAAGCCCCCAGGTAGCTTGGGTAAACTAGAATCACTTGCCGTACAGCTTTCAGGCATAACAGGACAATTATATCCAATGGTCGATAAAAAAGTGATGATTGTCTGTGCAGCAGATCATGGCGTTTGTGAGGAAGGCATAACAACGAATCCACAAGATGTTACGGTCTTTCAAACATTAAATTTTCCTAAGGGAGGTACAGGCGTTTGTGCGATTGCGGGCATTACCAATGCAAAGGTAGTAACAGTAGATGTTGGGGTAAAAGAAGATATTCCGCTTGATGCAGGTGTTATCATTCATAAAATTAAACATGGCACAGATAACATGGCACAGGGCCCTGCTATGTCAAGAGAAGAGGCTATTCAATCCATTGAAGTGGGGATTCATGTGGCAACAGATGAAATCACAAAAGGAGCCAACCTACTTGGAACAGGTGAAATGGGCATTGGTAATACAACGCCGAGCACTGCCATATTAGCTGCTTTGACTGGCTATGACCCTATTGAAATAACAGGGTTTGGCGCAGGAGTTGGTCAAGGAGGGATTGCTCATAAAGCAGCAGTAATTGAAAAAGCAATTACTCTCAACAACCCTAATCCTAACGATATCATTGATGTTCTAGCTAAAGTTGGAGGGCTAGAGATAGGGGCTATGGCTGGTATCATGCTGGCTGCCGCAAGTCACCGAAAACCTGTTATTATTGATGGTTTTATTTCGACTATTGCTGCGCTTATTGCTTATCAAATTGAACCGAAAGTAAAAGACTTTATCATACCTTCCCATGCTTCAGAGGAACCAGGGGCTAAAATTGCCGCATCATTACTTGGTGTAGAGCCAATGCTGCATATGAACATGCGATTAGGCGAAGGCTCTGGTGCTGCTCTAGCTTTTCCTCTTTTAGATGCTGCTTGTTCTATGATGAAAAATATGGTGACATTAGAAGAAGCCATGAATCTTTTGGCTAAATAG
- a CDS encoding trimeric intracellular cation channel family protein translates to MAWEVFSIIGTIAFAISGAIIAMEEEYDLFGVYILGIVTAFGGGAIRNLLIGLPVTTLWGQDMMFQIALAAITIFFIFPHHLIQHWHRWGNFTDAIGLSAFAIQGALYAVKLDMPISAVVVAAVLTGSGGGIVRDLLARRKPLVLRDEVYGVWAALAGLVIGFEVLTGDIFLYVLFAVITALRILSYMMKWRLPLRRLNRA, encoded by the coding sequence ATGGCTTGGGAGGTTTTTAGTATTATTGGAACAATTGCCTTTGCTATTTCTGGGGCAATCATTGCCATGGAAGAAGAATACGATTTATTCGGTGTATATATACTCGGTATTGTCACTGCTTTTGGTGGAGGAGCTATTCGAAATTTACTCATCGGACTGCCTGTCACAACCTTATGGGGACAGGATATGATGTTTCAAATTGCACTAGCTGCGATTACGATATTTTTTATCTTCCCGCATCATCTGATTCAGCATTGGCATCGTTGGGGCAACTTCACAGATGCCATTGGCTTATCCGCATTCGCTATTCAAGGTGCACTCTATGCAGTGAAGCTAGATATGCCAATTAGCGCAGTCGTTGTAGCTGCTGTTTTAACAGGTTCAGGTGGTGGTATTGTGCGAGATTTATTAGCTAGACGGAAGCCGCTAGTTCTCCGTGATGAAGTCTATGGTGTTTGGGCTGCTCTCGCAGGGCTTGTTATCGGATTTGAAGTTTTGACTGGAGACATTTTCCTTTATGTATTATTTGCAGTGATTACAGCATTACGCATTCTTTCCTATATGATGAAGTGGCGTTTGCCTTTGCGAAGGTTGAATCGGGCATAG